One Corynebacterium tuberculostearicum DNA window includes the following coding sequences:
- a CDS encoding PIN domain-containing protein: MGRLTVVYDANVLYPSMLRDVLIRVAGSGVFRARWTERILNEVFFNLQRNRPDLNPKKLSRTRRLMCLAVEDCLVTGYEELIDDLWLPDPNDRHVLAAAISCGAQSIITENAKDFPCSILDGFGIRRQSADEFLCELIASSPATVQQSIEDAAATFQKPPRSVDEILTALALTGTPRSVEMLRS; the protein is encoded by the coding sequence GTGGGGCGGTTGACGGTAGTTTATGACGCCAATGTGCTCTACCCGAGCATGCTCCGTGATGTCCTGATAAGGGTGGCTGGTAGCGGTGTATTCCGTGCCCGATGGACGGAGAGAATCCTAAATGAAGTCTTTTTCAACTTGCAGCGCAATCGCCCTGATTTAAACCCTAAGAAGTTATCCCGCACCCGTAGATTGATGTGTTTAGCGGTCGAGGACTGTCTTGTGACTGGATACGAGGAATTAATCGATGATCTATGGCTACCAGATCCGAATGACAGGCATGTCCTAGCGGCAGCAATTAGTTGTGGTGCTCAAAGTATCATTACTGAAAATGCAAAAGACTTTCCTTGTTCCATTCTTGATGGTTTTGGCATTAGACGGCAGAGCGCCGATGAGTTCTTGTGCGAGTTGATCGCTTCTTCGCCCGCGACTGTGCAGCAATCGATTGAGGACGCGGCTGCCACGTTTCAAAAGCCACCGCGAAGTGTGGACGAGATCCTAACGGCATTAGCGTTAACGGGAACACCGAGGTCAGTTGAAATGCTTCGTTCTTAA
- a CDS encoding helix-turn-helix domain-containing protein — MKDLQNGGATRDTSPAEEALSRLNSVLETKDSPAPVDIFVHGTEQIIAIPREIAETLQKVLAIEAAGKSVRVVPEESEFTTQQAADFLNVSRPHVVKLIDEGSLPGYKVGSHRRVSLADLQKYKNERDARQRRAVAELTALSEDLELY; from the coding sequence ATGAAGGACTTACAAAATGGCGGGGCAACTCGGGATACCAGCCCAGCGGAAGAGGCTTTATCAAGGCTCAATTCTGTGTTGGAGACAAAAGATTCACCGGCACCAGTGGATATATTCGTGCATGGAACCGAGCAAATAATCGCAATTCCGCGAGAGATCGCCGAAACCCTGCAGAAAGTTCTCGCCATCGAAGCGGCAGGGAAATCGGTCCGCGTAGTGCCCGAGGAATCCGAGTTCACCACGCAACAGGCAGCAGACTTTCTCAATGTTTCGCGGCCACACGTTGTAAAGCTTATTGATGAAGGGAGCCTTCCCGGCTACAAAGTAGGTTCCCATCGGCGTGTGAGTCTTGCGGATCTGCAGAAATACAAGAATGAAAGAGATGCCCGTCAGCGCCGTGCCGTAGCTGAATTGACAGCCTTATCGGAGGACCTGGAGCTATATTAG
- a CDS encoding FAD-dependent oxidoreductase: MTTPVRVAVVGSGPAGIYASDLLVKSDLDVQIDLFEKMPTPFGLIRYGVAPDHPRIKGIVQSLHNVMEKEEIRFLGNIEVGKDITVEEMREYYDAIIFATGATADKRMGIPGEDLKGNHGAGEFVGFYDGNPNFERDWDLSAESVAVVGVGNVSLDVSRILAKTADELLVTEIPDNVYEALKKNRAKEVHVFGRRGPAQAKYTPKELKELDESPTIEVIVNPEDIEYDAASEEARRTAKSTDLVCQTLESYAMREPGDAPHKLYIHFFESPVEVLGEDGHVTAIKTERTELNGDGSVTGTGKFTEWPVQAVYRAVGYHPQSVDGVPFDETQATMPNDGGHVLANVDGEKLPGLYTTGWIKRGPVGLIGNTKSDAKDTTTMLIADYKAGDLEPATKRDPQDILDFLASRDIAVTTWEGWHRLDAAERAAGEPHGRERIKIVEWDEMVKHAGPQA, from the coding sequence ATGACTACCCCAGTGCGCGTCGCCGTGGTCGGCTCCGGCCCGGCAGGCATTTACGCCTCTGACCTTCTAGTGAAATCCGACCTCGATGTGCAGATCGATCTTTTTGAAAAGATGCCGACGCCGTTCGGTTTGATCCGCTACGGCGTGGCACCGGATCACCCGCGTATTAAGGGCATCGTGCAGTCCCTGCACAACGTTATGGAAAAGGAAGAGATCCGCTTCCTAGGCAATATCGAGGTGGGCAAGGACATCACCGTCGAGGAGATGCGCGAGTATTATGACGCCATCATCTTCGCCACCGGCGCCACCGCCGATAAGCGCATGGGCATCCCGGGCGAGGATCTCAAGGGCAACCATGGCGCCGGCGAATTCGTGGGCTTTTATGACGGCAACCCCAACTTCGAACGCGATTGGGATCTCTCCGCAGAGTCCGTCGCCGTGGTTGGTGTGGGCAATGTCTCCCTCGACGTCTCCCGCATCCTGGCTAAGACCGCGGACGAGCTGCTCGTGACGGAGATCCCCGATAACGTTTATGAGGCGCTGAAGAAGAACCGCGCCAAGGAGGTCCACGTCTTCGGCCGCCGCGGCCCGGCGCAGGCTAAGTACACGCCGAAGGAGCTCAAGGAGCTGGACGAGTCCCCGACCATCGAGGTCATCGTCAACCCCGAGGACATCGAGTATGACGCCGCCTCCGAAGAGGCCCGCCGCACCGCCAAGTCCACCGACCTGGTATGCCAGACCCTCGAGTCTTACGCCATGCGCGAGCCGGGCGATGCCCCGCACAAGCTCTACATCCATTTCTTCGAGTCCCCGGTAGAGGTATTGGGCGAGGACGGCCACGTCACCGCCATCAAGACCGAGCGCACCGAGCTCAATGGCGATGGCTCCGTAACCGGTACCGGCAAGTTCACCGAGTGGCCGGTGCAGGCCGTCTACCGCGCGGTGGGCTACCACCCGCAGTCCGTCGACGGCGTACCTTTCGACGAGACCCAGGCCACCATGCCTAACGACGGCGGCCACGTGCTGGCCAATGTCGACGGCGAGAAGCTCCCTGGCCTCTACACCACCGGCTGGATTAAGCGCGGCCCAGTAGGCCTGATTGGCAATACCAAGTCCGATGCCAAGGACACCACCACCATGCTCATCGCCGATTACAAGGCAGGCGACTTAGAGCCGGCCACCAAGCGCGATCCGCAGGATATCCTGGACTTCCTGGCTTCCCGCGATATCGCCGTGACCACCTGGGAGGGCTGGCACCGCCTGGATGCCGCCGAGCGCGCCGCTGGCGAGCCGCACGGCCGCGAGCGCATCAAGATCGTCGAGTGGGACGAGATGGTCAAGCACGCCGGCCCGCAGGCCTAA
- a CDS encoding class F sortase, whose product MGKHAQPQQPEDNGMSQHPASREEGGVGKQGMGRGKLIAIIAAIIAVALVLLQVVLYLARDDEDEAGSAPETVASESAPEESGPKSDAFVDDSGQQEHEYEAAPGEFKGFEGMSVGIDGEYAAVDPVQVTDQGVLLPPHDVTRVGWYSASAVPGEPGNVGSSVITGHINYQGQGTGYAEKFTKLKKDQEFTVVIDGQERTFRVTEAPYRLPKGSGFPDVVNDKEGENRLVLITCGGQFVGGALGYEDNIITVAEPVGEPEQPAEQPAGEAPAEAPAEAPAEAPAA is encoded by the coding sequence ATGGGAAAGCACGCGCAACCACAGCAGCCAGAAGACAATGGAATGTCGCAGCATCCGGCGAGTAGGGAAGAAGGGGGCGTCGGCAAGCAGGGCATGGGCCGTGGCAAGCTGATCGCTATTATCGCGGCCATCATTGCGGTGGCGTTGGTCTTGCTGCAGGTAGTGCTGTACCTGGCGCGCGATGATGAGGATGAGGCCGGCTCGGCGCCGGAGACGGTAGCCAGCGAGAGCGCACCGGAGGAATCCGGGCCGAAATCCGATGCCTTCGTGGATGATTCGGGCCAGCAGGAGCACGAGTATGAGGCCGCGCCTGGTGAGTTCAAGGGCTTTGAGGGCATGTCCGTGGGTATCGATGGCGAATATGCGGCCGTAGACCCCGTACAGGTCACGGACCAGGGCGTGCTGCTTCCGCCACACGACGTCACCCGCGTGGGCTGGTACTCCGCCTCCGCTGTGCCGGGTGAGCCGGGCAACGTGGGCTCGAGTGTGATTACCGGCCACATTAACTACCAGGGCCAGGGAACCGGTTATGCGGAGAAGTTCACCAAGCTGAAGAAGGACCAGGAATTTACCGTGGTCATCGACGGCCAGGAGCGCACCTTCCGCGTAACTGAGGCGCCGTACCGCCTGCCTAAGGGCTCCGGATTCCCGGACGTGGTTAATGATAAGGAAGGCGAGAACCGCCTGGTTCTCATTACCTGCGGCGGCCAGTTTGTTGGCGGCGCGCTGGGTTATGAGGACAACATCATTACCGTGGCGGAGCCGGTAGGCGAGCCAGAGCAGCCCGCCGAGCAGCCGGCAGGGGAGGCTCCGGCCGAAGCCCCAGCCGAGGCACCGGCTGAGGCACCTGCAGCCTAG
- a CDS encoding GNAT family N-acetyltransferase, with the protein MPHIISAAPLGQLAALDVHQLYKLRVDVFVHEQRCTYAEIDATDADPQTVHLLAWDADTHELLGTARVFPAAPTDAALADAAGAQIGRFALAPAARGTGLGRELFQAAVDLGERMHPGQPLYLEAQAGLVDYYAGFGFTPVGELFDDEGVPHQPMLRPAS; encoded by the coding sequence GTGCCGCATATCATTTCCGCCGCGCCCCTGGGGCAGCTGGCGGCCTTGGACGTCCACCAGCTCTACAAGCTGCGGGTGGACGTCTTTGTGCACGAGCAGCGCTGCACATACGCCGAGATTGACGCCACCGACGCCGATCCCCAGACCGTGCACCTGCTGGCCTGGGACGCAGACACCCACGAGCTGCTTGGCACGGCCCGCGTCTTTCCGGCCGCGCCCACTGACGCCGCGCTTGCCGACGCCGCCGGCGCCCAAATCGGCCGCTTCGCACTCGCGCCCGCCGCGCGCGGCACGGGCCTCGGCCGGGAACTCTTCCAGGCGGCCGTCGACCTAGGCGAGCGCATGCACCCAGGCCAGCCGCTCTACCTGGAGGCGCAGGCCGGCCTCGTGGATTATTACGCCGGCTTTGGTTTTACTCCGGTAGGCGAGCTATTCGACGACGAGGGAGTCCCCCACCAGCCGATGCTGCGCCCCGCTTCCTAG
- a CDS encoding acetate kinase, which translates to MSYVLVLNSGSSSVKFQLVDPESSATDTPLVSGLVEQVGEPLGAVTVKTGGEKYKEELEIPTHSFGLERAFAIMSEHNVGPTDVDVIAVGHRVVHGGRLFSEPQLIVDQIESMIEDLIPLAPLHNPANLDGIRVARKMLPDIPHVAVFDTAFFNTLPPAAALYAINNEVASKYDIRRYGFHGTSHEFVSQQVPALLGRDPMHTHQITLHLGNGASAAAIRNGRAIDTSMGLTPLAGLAMGTRSGDIDPGIIFHLVRQAGMSVDEIDNLLNKQSGVKGISGVNDFRTLRERIDNEDQDAWLAYNIYIHQLRRFIGSYMIALGRVDAITFTAGVGENDTEVRQDSLYNLDMYGIHFDKERNLVRSDQPRMISTEDSPVKVFVVPTNEELAIAQKSAEIAAMAREAGLYK; encoded by the coding sequence ATGTCATACGTTCTGGTCCTTAACTCAGGTTCTTCCTCCGTTAAATTCCAGCTGGTCGATCCCGAGTCCAGCGCCACGGATACGCCGCTGGTCTCTGGCCTGGTCGAGCAGGTTGGCGAGCCCCTCGGCGCCGTCACCGTCAAGACCGGTGGCGAGAAGTACAAGGAAGAGCTGGAAATCCCTACTCACTCCTTCGGCCTTGAGCGCGCTTTTGCCATCATGAGCGAGCACAACGTTGGCCCAACCGACGTGGATGTTATCGCCGTTGGTCACCGTGTTGTTCACGGCGGCCGCCTCTTCTCCGAGCCACAGCTCATCGTGGACCAGATTGAGTCCATGATTGAAGACCTCATCCCGCTGGCTCCGCTGCACAACCCGGCCAACCTGGACGGCATCCGCGTGGCCCGCAAGATGCTGCCGGATATTCCGCACGTTGCCGTCTTCGATACCGCGTTCTTTAACACCCTGCCGCCGGCAGCTGCGCTGTATGCCATCAATAATGAGGTGGCATCCAAGTACGATATCCGTCGCTACGGCTTCCACGGCACCTCTCACGAGTTCGTCTCCCAGCAGGTGCCGGCTCTCTTGGGCCGCGACCCGATGCACACCCACCAGATCACTCTTCACCTGGGCAACGGCGCTTCCGCTGCAGCCATCCGCAATGGCCGCGCCATCGATACCTCGATGGGCCTGACCCCGCTGGCTGGTCTGGCTATGGGTACCCGTTCCGGTGACATTGACCCGGGCATCATCTTCCACCTCGTTCGCCAGGCGGGCATGAGCGTGGATGAGATTGATAACCTGCTCAACAAGCAGTCCGGTGTCAAGGGTATCTCTGGCGTTAACGACTTCCGTACGCTGCGCGAGCGCATCGACAACGAGGACCAAGACGCTTGGCTGGCTTATAACATCTACATCCACCAGCTGCGCCGCTTCATCGGTTCCTACATGATTGCCCTGGGCCGCGTGGACGCCATCACCTTTACCGCCGGTGTGGGCGAGAACGATACCGAGGTCCGTCAGGACTCCCTGTACAACCTGGATATGTATGGCATTCACTTTGATAAGGAGCGCAACCTGGTCCGTTCCGACCAGCCACGCATGATCTCCACTGAGGATTCCCCGGTCAAGGTCTTTGTCGTTCCGACCAACGAGGAGCTGGCTATCGCTCAGAAGTCCGCCGAAATCGCCGCAATGGCGCGTGAGGCTGGGCTCTACAAGTAA
- the purT gene encoding formate-dependent phosphoribosylglycinamide formyltransferase: protein MDNPGEIAGHIGTPLTSNATKVLLLGSGELGKQLAMSFQNLGLEVHAVDSYAGAPAHQVAQFSYVADIKDTGRILQLAQEIQPHFVVPEVETVAVEALEEMEAQSDAIVVPSARACAMTQDRQCVREVAENIGLPVSAYRFASSLEELEEAVGELGFPCIIKPDVSTSGKGHMIAREEDDVRVAWETVRRVSSDSQRVVAERFVDFDLEVTLLAIRSIDPATGKLATWFSEPIGHRHERGDLVEEWQPTGMSEIALENARSVAARISNELGGRGVYCVELFVAGDDVYFSSVSPRPSDTAMLTCYTQRFSAFDLHARAILGYPIDATLVTPGASVVIHADEELNEVAYTGIAAALNYAETDVKLFGKPGAYKGRRMGLVSATAESAEEARDRAALAAHKIEVTSTPGLLAQGGARGIEPEADNVPDIEVVEYEGGVELDPKLASGVDDAD from the coding sequence ATGGATAATCCAGGAGAGATCGCCGGTCATATTGGCACGCCGCTGACTAGCAATGCCACCAAGGTATTGCTGCTGGGCTCGGGCGAGCTGGGCAAGCAGCTGGCCATGTCCTTCCAGAATCTGGGCCTTGAGGTCCACGCGGTGGACTCGTATGCGGGCGCACCGGCGCACCAGGTGGCGCAGTTTAGCTACGTCGCCGATATCAAGGACACCGGCCGCATCCTGCAGCTGGCCCAAGAGATTCAGCCGCATTTTGTGGTTCCGGAGGTAGAAACCGTAGCGGTAGAAGCACTGGAGGAGATGGAAGCGCAAAGTGACGCCATCGTGGTGCCTTCCGCTCGTGCCTGCGCCATGACGCAGGACCGCCAGTGCGTGCGCGAGGTGGCGGAGAATATCGGCTTGCCGGTTTCGGCATACCGCTTTGCCAGCTCTCTGGAGGAGCTGGAGGAAGCGGTGGGGGAGCTGGGCTTTCCGTGCATTATTAAGCCGGATGTGTCCACTTCCGGCAAGGGCCACATGATTGCCCGCGAGGAGGACGATGTGCGGGTGGCCTGGGAGACCGTGCGGCGGGTGTCCTCGGACTCGCAGCGCGTGGTGGCCGAGCGCTTCGTGGACTTTGACCTCGAGGTTACCCTGCTGGCCATCCGGTCCATCGATCCGGCCACGGGCAAGCTGGCCACGTGGTTTAGCGAGCCTATCGGTCACCGCCATGAGCGCGGCGACCTCGTGGAGGAGTGGCAGCCTACGGGCATGAGCGAGATCGCGCTGGAAAACGCACGCTCGGTGGCCGCGCGCATCTCTAATGAGTTGGGCGGGCGCGGCGTGTACTGCGTGGAGCTCTTCGTCGCTGGCGATGACGTGTACTTTTCCTCCGTCTCCCCGCGGCCCTCGGATACGGCGATGCTGACCTGCTATACCCAGCGTTTTTCCGCCTTTGACCTGCATGCGCGCGCGATTTTGGGCTACCCCATCGACGCCACCCTGGTCACCCCGGGTGCCAGCGTGGTCATCCATGCGGATGAGGAGCTAAATGAGGTTGCCTATACCGGCATCGCCGCGGCCCTCAACTACGCGGAAACGGATGTAAAACTCTTTGGCAAGCCCGGGGCCTACAAGGGCCGTCGCATGGGCTTGGTGTCTGCCACCGCGGAAAGCGCGGAAGAGGCGCGCGACCGCGCAGCACTAGCGGCGCACAAGATCGAGGTGACCTCCACGCCGGGCCTTTTGGCCCAGGGCGGTGCGCGCGGCATCGAGCCGGAGGCGGACAATGTCCCCGATATCGAGGTCGTGGAGTACGAGGGCGGCGTGGAGCTCGACCCGAAGCTCGCCTCCGGCGTGGACGACGCCGACTAG
- a CDS encoding serine/threonine protein kinase yields the protein MSHNPNFSDDELEYIEPENLDTQRAFRQPTNAANSAQEPDALDDAPSGDSPSDEGPATAAVAFDPFADEDEEGTAAVAFDPFADEDEPGDDAGTSAVAFDPFADEDEDADGSIDPDHISSLLADLDNIRAQREQQRAQKSQEDSSQRSRRRALDTFRERRGTHRSERRVADGMVRLPFITPAEPTDALIDPTEESSGKKIPPPQLQPGDMVAGQYEILGVIAHGGMGWIYLANDHFVSGRVVVLKGMQAQKSADETAAAVAEREFLADITHPGIVKIFNFIDDARVPGGFIVMEYVGGPSLRSRRKKQPDKLLPVDIAIAYILEILPALEYLHSRGVVYNDLKPDNIIVTEDQVKLIDLGAVSGIGAFGYIYGTKGYQAPEVATEGPSIASDIYTIGRTLASLCLKLPTEDGVYLPGIPTPTEEPELRRFLSLYRLLQRATDPDPERRFTSIKELRTQLYGVLREVIAIRDGLQYPSQHSLFSPQRTTFGTKHLVFRTDQLIDGIDRTVQITAPEVVSALPTPLLDRDDVGAGLLQGASYAEPQEALETLRQAMQTPEYEHSAEIPLGVVRSMIDLGYTGQARQWLSSIEDRLGRDWRFQWYAGITELLHDDYRDAQKYFSTVLDLLPGEAAPKLAIAAINELILQQLDYSDTALIDPTVARACSNMHSTLADLPNSAFEGQPEIWNHVTQDPAALRFNSMRLYGIVWSTNPTTVSSSFGLARQLRSEGQVEVAVVVLDKVPNASRHYRMARLTTILQLIVHDLSESRIRRAARRLEEVPTNEPRFLQIKIAVISAGLNFLRNADLSRAASPNDLFEYAFTQRGLRTGLSETLRALARQAPFSRHRYALVDLANQVRPVTTF from the coding sequence ATGAGCCATAACCCGAATTTCAGCGATGACGAGCTCGAGTACATCGAGCCGGAGAACCTCGATACCCAGCGCGCCTTCCGCCAGCCCACAAATGCCGCCAATTCCGCGCAGGAGCCGGATGCGCTGGACGATGCCCCCTCGGGCGACAGCCCCTCGGACGAGGGCCCCGCCACCGCTGCCGTTGCTTTCGACCCCTTTGCGGACGAGGACGAAGAGGGCACTGCAGCCGTGGCCTTCGATCCCTTCGCCGATGAGGATGAGCCCGGCGATGACGCCGGCACTTCCGCGGTTGCCTTCGATCCCTTCGCGGACGAAGACGAGGACGCCGATGGTTCCATCGACCCAGACCATATCTCCAGCCTTCTGGCGGATCTGGATAATATCCGCGCCCAACGCGAACAGCAGCGCGCCCAAAAATCCCAAGAGGACTCCTCGCAGCGCTCGCGCCGCCGCGCGCTCGATACCTTCCGCGAGCGCCGCGGCACCCACCGCTCCGAGCGCCGCGTGGCCGATGGCATGGTGCGCCTGCCGTTTATCACCCCGGCCGAGCCGACCGATGCTCTCATTGACCCCACCGAAGAATCCTCCGGCAAGAAGATTCCGCCACCACAGCTACAGCCCGGTGACATGGTGGCCGGACAGTACGAAATCTTGGGCGTTATCGCCCACGGCGGCATGGGCTGGATTTACCTGGCCAATGACCACTTTGTCTCCGGAAGAGTGGTGGTCCTCAAAGGTATGCAGGCCCAAAAATCGGCCGATGAAACCGCCGCTGCGGTGGCAGAACGTGAATTCCTCGCCGATATTACCCACCCTGGCATCGTCAAGATTTTCAACTTCATCGATGACGCCCGGGTGCCCGGCGGCTTTATTGTCATGGAGTATGTCGGCGGGCCGTCGCTAAGAAGCAGGCGCAAAAAGCAGCCGGATAAGCTCCTGCCGGTTGATATCGCCATCGCCTATATCCTAGAAATCCTGCCGGCCCTGGAGTACCTGCATTCGCGCGGGGTGGTCTATAACGACTTAAAGCCGGATAACATCATCGTCACCGAGGACCAGGTCAAACTCATAGACCTGGGCGCGGTTTCCGGCATTGGCGCGTTTGGCTATATCTACGGCACCAAGGGCTACCAGGCCCCGGAAGTAGCCACCGAGGGTCCTTCCATCGCCAGCGATATCTACACCATCGGCCGCACCTTGGCTTCGCTCTGCCTCAAGCTGCCCACCGAGGACGGCGTCTACCTGCCCGGCATCCCCACCCCGACCGAGGAGCCGGAGCTGCGTCGCTTCCTGTCGCTCTACCGCCTGTTGCAGCGCGCCACCGACCCGGATCCGGAGCGCCGCTTTACCTCCATCAAGGAGCTGCGCACCCAGCTCTACGGAGTGCTGCGCGAGGTCATTGCCATCCGCGACGGCCTGCAATACCCCTCCCAGCACTCGCTGTTCTCGCCGCAACGTACCACCTTTGGCACCAAGCACCTGGTGTTTCGCACGGATCAGCTTATCGACGGCATCGATCGCACCGTCCAAATCACCGCCCCCGAGGTCGTCTCCGCCCTGCCTACCCCGCTGCTAGACCGCGATGACGTGGGTGCCGGCCTGCTGCAGGGCGCTTCCTATGCGGAGCCACAGGAGGCCCTGGAGACCCTCCGCCAGGCCATGCAGACCCCCGAGTACGAGCACTCGGCCGAAATCCCGCTGGGCGTGGTGCGCTCCATGATCGACCTAGGCTATACCGGCCAAGCCCGCCAGTGGCTGAGTTCCATCGAGGACCGCCTCGGCCGCGACTGGCGTTTCCAGTGGTACGCCGGCATCACCGAGCTGCTTCACGACGACTACCGCGACGCCCAGAAATACTTCTCCACCGTCCTCGATCTTCTGCCGGGCGAGGCGGCGCCCAAGCTCGCCATCGCCGCCATCAATGAACTCATTCTGCAGCAGCTGGACTACAGCGATACCGCGCTTATTGACCCCACCGTGGCCCGCGCCTGCTCCAATATGCATTCCACGCTGGCCGATCTCCCCAACTCCGCCTTTGAGGGCCAGCCGGAAATCTGGAACCACGTCACCCAGGATCCGGCCGCGCTGCGCTTTAACTCCATGCGCCTCTACGGCATTGTGTGGTCCACCAACCCCACCACCGTTTCCTCTTCCTTTGGCCTTGCCCGCCAGCTGCGCTCCGAGGGCCAGGTGGAGGTAGCCGTTGTGGTTCTCGACAAAGTACCCAATGCCTCGCGCCACTATCGCATGGCCCGCTTGACGACGATCCTCCAGCTCATCGTCCACGACCTCTCCGAATCCCGCATCCGCCGCGCCGCCCGACGCCTCGAAGAGGTCCCCACCAACGAGCCGCGCTTCCTCCAGATCAAGATCGCCGTCATCTCCGCCGGCCTGAATTTCCTGCGCAATGCCGATCTCTCGCGCGCCGCCTCCCCCAACGACCTCTTCGAATACGCCTTTACCCAGCGCGGCCTGCGCACCGGCCTCTCCGAGACACTCCGCGCCCTCGCACGCCAAGCACCGTTTAGCCGCCACCGCTACGCACTCGTTGACCTAGCCAACCAGGTCCGCCCCGTCACTACCTTCTAA
- the pta gene encoding phosphate acetyltransferase: MSASHSAVISAIGRGFDGLDVPALAKDLGAELIRLEDFDATVAAVLAEAPAAENIVAQGTGDIAFDAEVAAALGLPLAIISGAPQRTGELAQHNAESLGATVAGIFTDLEAVPGALAALGDVSPVMSADLFQKQLIDQARAAGSHIVLPEGDDDRILEAAHVVLRDKVAKLTILGDEADIKARAEELKLDLAGAEIINHLESPLAEEFAADFAELRKKKGVTLEQARETMKDISYFATMMVHKGLADGMVSGAAHTTAHTIKPSFQIIKTKPNASVVSSIFLMVMRGRLWAFGDCAVNPNPTAEQLGEIAIVSAQTASQFGIDPRVAMLSYSSGTSGSGPDVDRAVAAVEAAKKLDSSVKVDGPLQFDAACDPGVAAKKMPNSDVAGQANVFVFPDLEAGNIGYKTAQRTGGALAVGPILQGLNKPVNDLSRGATVPDIINTVAITAIQAGEK, from the coding sequence ATGTCTGCATCCCATTCCGCAGTTATTAGCGCTATCGGCCGTGGCTTCGATGGCCTCGACGTGCCCGCCTTGGCTAAAGACCTAGGCGCGGAGCTCATCCGCCTCGAAGACTTCGATGCCACCGTCGCCGCCGTACTTGCTGAGGCTCCCGCCGCTGAGAACATCGTGGCGCAGGGCACCGGCGATATCGCCTTCGATGCTGAGGTAGCTGCCGCCCTTGGCCTGCCGCTGGCCATCATTTCCGGCGCCCCGCAGCGCACCGGCGAGCTTGCCCAGCACAATGCGGAATCCCTGGGGGCTACCGTCGCTGGCATCTTCACCGATCTGGAAGCGGTTCCGGGCGCACTTGCTGCGCTTGGCGACGTCTCCCCGGTCATGTCCGCAGACCTCTTCCAGAAGCAGCTCATTGACCAGGCCCGCGCCGCCGGTTCGCACATCGTTCTGCCAGAGGGTGACGATGACCGCATCCTCGAGGCCGCCCACGTGGTGCTGCGCGATAAGGTTGCCAAGCTGACCATCCTGGGCGACGAGGCTGATATCAAGGCCCGTGCCGAAGAGCTCAAGCTCGACCTGGCTGGTGCCGAGATCATCAACCACCTCGAGTCCCCGTTGGCAGAGGAATTCGCCGCCGACTTTGCCGAGCTGCGCAAGAAGAAGGGCGTCACCCTCGAGCAGGCTCGCGAGACGATGAAGGACATCTCCTACTTCGCCACCATGATGGTGCACAAGGGCTTGGCCGATGGCATGGTCTCCGGTGCTGCTCACACCACCGCCCACACCATCAAGCCTTCCTTTCAGATCATTAAGACCAAGCCGAACGCTTCCGTGGTCTCCTCCATCTTCCTGATGGTCATGCGTGGCCGCCTGTGGGCCTTCGGTGACTGCGCCGTCAACCCGAACCCTACTGCCGAGCAGCTGGGCGAGATCGCCATCGTTTCCGCACAGACCGCCTCCCAGTTCGGCATCGACCCACGCGTGGCCATGCTGTCCTACTCCTCCGGCACTTCCGGTTCCGGACCGGACGTTGACCGTGCAGTGGCCGCCGTCGAAGCCGCCAAGAAGCTGGATTCTTCCGTCAAGGTGGATGGTCCGCTGCAGTTCGACGCCGCCTGCGACCCAGGCGTTGCGGCTAAGAAGATGCCGAATTCTGACGTTGCCGGTCAGGCCAACGTCTTCGTCTTCCCAGACTTGGAGGCCGGCAATATCGGCTACAAGACGGCACAGCGCACCGGCGGCGCGCTCGCCGTGGGCCCGATCCTGCAGGGCCTGAACAAGCCGGTAAACGACCTGTCGCGTGGCGCGACCGTTCCGGACATCATCAACACCGTTGCAATCACCGCTATTCAGGCTGGAGAGAAATAA